A stretch of Caenibius tardaugens NBRC 16725 DNA encodes these proteins:
- a CDS encoding ATP-grasp domain-containing protein, which produces MIAIHAKSGQFSPEWIELCNRNGIPYKVVDCFSSDIIEQLRGCRGLLWHWRHNDHYAQLFARQLIASAEELGILVFPSHATSWHYDDKLGQKYLLEACNAPLIPTYAFFDRQRAMDWIAETEFPKVWKLRGGAGSQNVRLVRSAPEARKLVYRAFGPGFRNPRLQPLQERIWHFRRDRSLRSLLDIGRGVGRVIFPHGKNARSPIQKDYIYFQDFVPNNSFDIRIIVIGARAFAIKRLVRKGDFRASGSGSIVYDPVEIPMECVATSFRISSRLRAQSCAFDFVYDGSRWLIVEISYAFTADAYKRCPGYWDDTLNWHAAPVTPELFMLQDLLDTVQSGIHMHA; this is translated from the coding sequence ATGATAGCAATACATGCAAAATCGGGTCAGTTCTCGCCAGAGTGGATTGAGCTTTGTAACCGAAATGGCATTCCCTATAAGGTCGTTGACTGCTTTTCGAGTGATATTATAGAACAACTACGGGGATGCCGAGGTCTTTTATGGCATTGGAGGCATAATGACCACTACGCTCAATTGTTTGCTCGCCAACTGATTGCATCGGCTGAGGAATTGGGAATTTTAGTATTCCCGAGTCATGCCACATCGTGGCATTATGATGATAAGCTTGGCCAGAAGTACCTTCTCGAGGCATGCAATGCTCCATTGATCCCAACCTACGCTTTTTTTGATCGGCAGCGAGCGATGGATTGGATCGCCGAGACGGAATTTCCGAAGGTCTGGAAGCTGCGGGGGGGCGCCGGATCGCAGAACGTACGCCTCGTAAGATCTGCGCCTGAGGCTCGCAAACTTGTTTATCGGGCATTTGGCCCCGGCTTCAGAAATCCACGACTGCAGCCGCTGCAGGAGCGAATATGGCATTTTAGAAGGGATCGCAGCCTCAGATCGCTCCTCGACATCGGCCGCGGCGTGGGACGTGTCATTTTTCCTCATGGAAAGAATGCTCGCAGTCCAATTCAAAAGGACTACATCTATTTTCAAGATTTTGTGCCGAATAATAGCTTTGATATCCGGATTATTGTGATTGGTGCCCGCGCATTCGCTATAAAGCGCTTGGTTCGCAAGGGTGATTTTCGCGCTTCGGGAAGTGGGAGTATTGTCTACGATCCGGTCGAGATTCCGATGGAATGCGTCGCGACGAGTTTTCGGATTTCTTCCCGTTTACGTGCACAGTCCTGCGCTTTTGATTTTGTCTATGATGGGAGCAGGTGGCTCATCGTGGAAATAAGCTATGCATTTACCGCCGACGCTTACAAGAGATGTCCCGGGTACTGGGATGACACTCTAAATTGGCATGCCGCGCCAGTCACACCCGAATTGTTCATGCTACAAGACCTACTCGACACAGTGCAAAGTGGAATCCATATGCATGCCTGA
- a CDS encoding glycosyltransferase, with translation MPDIAPMCHICIFIPSLRGGGAERVMVMLANGFAERGHRVDLVLTSAEGPYLSEVAKRVRIVDLGKRRVLASLLPLARYLRRERPDAMLSALNYANIIAILARKLARTHPRLVVSERSSLSRITPGMAYRIIRFLMGKLYPTADRVVAVSQDMAGELVSELSLPPDQVVAIPNPVDIASLQALSRDRPDHAWFEPGQPPVFLAVGRLDTIKDYPTLLAALSMLRKHREARLIILGEGAERANLEQIIARLDLMDAVDLAGFKDNPFGWMASCNAFVLSSRYEGFPNVLVQAMACGARVISTDCPTGPAEILEHGKWGQLVPVGNTEAMAMAMADTLDEAESRDTRRVVAKYRLDLITSKYERVLVPSLAQDVPTRK, from the coding sequence ATGCCTGACATTGCCCCAATGTGTCACATATGCATTTTTATTCCATCTCTCCGTGGCGGCGGAGCCGAGCGAGTTATGGTCATGCTAGCTAATGGCTTTGCCGAGCGCGGGCATCGGGTTGACCTAGTATTGACCAGCGCCGAAGGACCCTATTTGTCCGAAGTTGCAAAACGAGTCCGAATTGTCGATTTGGGCAAGAGGCGGGTGCTGGCCAGCTTGTTGCCACTAGCGCGCTATCTTCGTCGGGAACGCCCCGACGCCATGCTTTCAGCTTTGAACTACGCTAATATCATAGCGATCTTGGCGCGGAAGCTGGCTCGAACCCATCCCCGACTGGTGGTTAGTGAGCGCAGCAGCTTATCCAGGATAACGCCTGGCATGGCATATCGGATCATCCGTTTCCTGATGGGGAAGCTATATCCTACTGCAGATAGGGTGGTCGCGGTTTCGCAAGACATGGCAGGCGAATTGGTCAGCGAACTTTCCTTGCCTCCAGACCAGGTCGTCGCCATTCCCAATCCCGTTGATATCGCCTCGCTGCAAGCATTATCGCGAGATCGTCCAGACCATGCCTGGTTCGAGCCGGGACAACCACCCGTCTTCCTCGCTGTGGGCCGCCTTGACACAATTAAGGATTATCCAACCCTGCTGGCAGCACTCTCGATGCTTCGCAAGCATCGAGAGGCGCGCCTGATCATTCTAGGTGAAGGGGCTGAACGGGCAAACCTAGAGCAAATCATTGCACGGCTTGATCTGATGGACGCGGTTGATCTGGCGGGATTCAAGGACAACCCCTTTGGATGGATGGCATCCTGCAACGCCTTTGTCCTGTCATCCCGTTATGAGGGTTTCCCCAATGTCCTAGTTCAGGCGATGGCATGCGGCGCGCGCGTGATCAGCACTGACTGCCCGACCGGGCCCGCCGAGATTTTGGAACATGGCAAGTGGGGGCAGTTGGTACCGGTGGGCAACACTGAGGCAATGGCGATGGCGATGGCCGACACTCTCGACGAAGCAGAGTCACGCGACACCCGCAGGGTGGTTGCTAAATACCGCCTTGACTTGATAACCTCAAAATATGAGCGAGTTCTCGTGCCCAGTCTGGCGCAAGACGTACCTACACGCAAATGA
- a CDS encoding glycosyltransferase family 4 protein has translation MIAENRPRILHIITGLNDGGAEAVLFRLCKQDSANHHHVVSLMDLGKYGPLLEEVGVPVSALGMLRGRVTVAGLWQLWRLIRKLQPHAIQTWMYHADLIGGLIGRLAGQRNIVWGIRQSILVSGESRQSTIWVARLCALLSRWVPRSIVCCAERSREVHTALGYDSARMHVIFNGYELSMFRPNPIAGLSVREELGIDRATPLIGFVARFDPLKDHANLLQAVALLEAQGSALQCVLVGTGMTSGNSALSRMITELGLSGRVLLVGPRTDIPSVMNALDLHVMSSVSEGFPNVLAEAMACGTPCVSTDVGDAGDIVGPTGLTVTSRSPKALAKAIDELLVERGTLAWTARKSAARRRVAERYAIERMVRSYHEVWNCQESAPCTPEI, from the coding sequence ATGATCGCTGAAAATCGCCCACGTATTCTTCACATCATCACAGGCCTCAACGACGGCGGCGCGGAGGCGGTGTTGTTCAGGCTTTGCAAACAGGACAGCGCCAACCACCATCATGTTGTCTCGCTGATGGATCTCGGGAAATACGGCCCCCTGCTCGAAGAGGTCGGAGTTCCCGTTAGCGCGCTAGGCATGCTGCGCGGGCGAGTCACGGTAGCGGGGTTGTGGCAGCTCTGGCGGCTTATCCGCAAGCTCCAGCCCCATGCCATCCAGACCTGGATGTATCATGCCGATCTGATCGGTGGGCTGATCGGCCGTCTTGCCGGGCAGCGCAATATCGTGTGGGGTATTCGTCAAAGCATCCTAGTGTCCGGCGAGAGTCGGCAAAGCACTATCTGGGTCGCACGGCTATGTGCGCTTCTATCTAGGTGGGTCCCCCGGAGCATCGTCTGTTGCGCCGAGAGGTCGCGAGAGGTGCACACCGCACTCGGTTATGACAGCGCCCGCATGCACGTCATCTTCAACGGCTATGAGCTGTCGATGTTTCGGCCCAATCCCATTGCCGGCCTTTCTGTGCGCGAGGAACTAGGGATTGATCGTGCAACCCCGCTCATTGGCTTCGTAGCTCGGTTCGATCCCCTCAAAGATCACGCCAATTTGCTGCAAGCAGTCGCCCTTCTAGAAGCACAAGGATCCGCTCTTCAGTGCGTATTGGTCGGCACGGGCATGACCTCCGGCAATTCTGCCCTCTCACGAATGATTACCGAGCTCGGCCTAAGCGGGAGGGTTCTTCTAGTCGGGCCTCGCACCGACATTCCCTCCGTCATGAATGCGCTCGATCTGCATGTTATGTCTTCAGTGAGCGAGGGCTTTCCCAACGTATTGGCTGAAGCGATGGCCTGCGGCACACCTTGCGTTTCCACGGATGTGGGCGATGCTGGAGACATCGTCGGCCCGACTGGACTAACCGTGACGTCCCGTTCACCCAAAGCCTTGGCCAAGGCGATTGATGAACTCCTTGTAGAGCGTGGCACCCTTGCCTGGACAGCTCGAAAAAGCGCCGCACGACGCCGTGTCGCAGAACGCTACGCGATCGAGCGCATGGTGCGCAGCTATCACGAAGTCTGGAACTGCCAAGAGAGCGCTCCATGCACACCCGAGATCTGA
- a CDS encoding glycosyltransferase family 4 protein, with product MKIAIICNQAFSLLNFRMPLMAEMAARGYEVLAFAPDFNEDHRAVLATMGVHAVDYNISRSGTNPLKEMVVILELRRLLRIHQPDLCFGYFIKPVIYGTLAAALAGVPRRFGLYAGLGFAFTNIATQSRKRRLLQRVILALARLSAKHCHRVMFQNPDDMNELIDRGIVSTDKAVLVGATGLDLDEWPCTSLPNTPLTFILVARLLRDKGIGEYVAAARMLRVAYPELRFLVLGSIDDNPASITREEMEAWVTEGLIEWPGHVVTKPWLVQAHVFVLPSYREGVPRSTQEAMAMGRAIITTNAPGCKETVIEGLNGFMVPPRNHVALAEAMRYFIENPGDIARMGSESRKLACERFDVRVQNAKLLSYLGL from the coding sequence ATGAAGATCGCTATCATTTGCAATCAGGCTTTTTCATTGCTGAACTTTCGTATGCCGCTCATGGCTGAAATGGCAGCGCGAGGGTACGAGGTTCTGGCATTTGCCCCGGATTTCAATGAGGATCACCGCGCAGTACTGGCAACGATGGGTGTTCATGCTGTCGACTATAACATTAGTCGGTCAGGGACCAATCCCTTGAAGGAAATGGTGGTAATCCTAGAGTTACGCCGCCTGCTCCGCATACATCAGCCAGATCTGTGCTTCGGCTATTTCATCAAGCCGGTAATCTATGGCACCCTCGCAGCCGCTCTTGCCGGCGTACCGCGGCGTTTTGGGCTGTACGCAGGGCTTGGTTTCGCATTCACCAATATTGCAACACAGAGTCGGAAGCGACGATTGCTTCAGCGCGTCATTCTCGCCCTCGCACGGCTCTCGGCCAAACATTGTCACCGGGTGATGTTCCAAAATCCCGACGACATGAACGAACTCATCGATCGCGGGATTGTCTCGACTGATAAGGCCGTTTTGGTCGGTGCAACTGGCCTGGATCTCGATGAATGGCCATGCACGTCACTCCCCAATACGCCTCTGACATTCATTCTGGTAGCGCGCCTACTGCGCGATAAGGGTATCGGCGAGTATGTAGCCGCTGCGCGGATGCTTCGAGTAGCTTACCCCGAATTACGGTTCCTAGTTCTTGGCAGTATTGACGATAATCCGGCATCCATAACCCGCGAAGAGATGGAAGCTTGGGTAACTGAGGGATTGATTGAATGGCCTGGCCACGTGGTGACCAAGCCTTGGTTAGTTCAGGCCCATGTATTCGTTTTGCCCTCCTATCGCGAAGGAGTTCCACGGAGCACACAGGAAGCGATGGCCATGGGTCGGGCCATCATCACTACCAATGCCCCTGGTTGCAAGGAAACCGTGATCGAGGGGCTCAATGGCTTTATGGTTCCACCCCGCAACCATGTCGCGCTCGCGGAAGCGATGCGCTATTTCATTGAGAATCCCGGGGACATTGCTAGAATGGGTTCGGAGAGCCGCAAACTGGCCTGTGAGCGGTTCGACGTACGTGTCCAAAATGCCAAGCTGCTAAGCTATTTGGGGCTTTGA
- a CDS encoding transposase, protein MREHRIGRLADTAYRNQANEKWFKVQSRIHRKKPRGKPMPEQIRRGNATKSKVRAQVEHVLAQQKAKMALFIRTIGIKRAEAKIALANLAYNMNRLIFHERRAANG, encoded by the coding sequence TTGCGAGAACACCGCATCGGACGTCTGGCCGATACGGCCTACCGCAACCAGGCCAACGAGAAGTGGTTCAAAGTGCAAAGCCGCATCCATCGCAAGAAACCCAGGGGTAAGCCAATGCCCGAGCAAATCCGGCGCGGGAATGCTACAAAGTCAAAGGTCCGCGCCCAGGTCGAGCACGTGCTCGCGCAGCAGAAAGCCAAGATGGCGCTGTTCATTCGCACCATCGGCATCAAGCGTGCCGAGGCCAAGATCGCACTGGCCAATCTGGCTTACAACATGAACCGCCTGATCTTCCACGAACGACGGGCAGCGAATGGATAG
- the asnB gene encoding asparagine synthase (glutamine-hydrolyzing), translating to MCGICGMLGASGTSGKSLVQNMAMAIRHRGPDAEGIWEDSLTGVSLGHRRLSILDLSPAGGQPMHSVCGRYVIVFNGEIYNHLALRQRLDQCHPAPHWRGHSDTETLLAAISHWGLERALQKSRGMFALALWDRQGRALFLARDRMGEKPLYYAEQEKGWLFGSELRALVAGGLTARIDRTAMAAYLRLGYVPDHLCILERVRKVMPGSIVVLHTGAEPEMIRYDSVEKSFGSQPTITDTPHAVAALEKVMEQVVGEQMLSDVPLGCFLSGGVDSSLVASLMQAGSHRQIHSFSIGFEDPRFNEAPHAAAVASHLGTAHTEFTMREEDALTIVPELSRIYDEPFADSSQIPTTLLCRAARQHVTVALTGDGGDEVFGGYNRHIRGPGLWSKLACIPGFLRPAAAGAIAGGAWLGRRHERAVRRGIAALGLPLTTLDNLPKLATALRSAGDVEAFYQSFVAIGQGLDDFLQPSVPAIFSDPRARHPDGMAMAEWLMARDIAGYLPGDILVKVDRAAMSVGLETRAPFLDARVNDLARQIPVALHVDAREGKKLVRALLYRHVPRALIERPKQGFAIPVDDWLRGALKHWAEVVITDECLANALGLNAGALIALWQSHQQRRVNVGRELWALLMLLLWAKEMDIKTHNV from the coding sequence ATGTGCGGAATTTGCGGGATGTTGGGGGCGAGCGGTACATCTGGTAAGTCGCTTGTGCAGAATATGGCGATGGCAATTCGTCATCGTGGTCCCGATGCCGAGGGCATATGGGAGGATTCATTAACAGGTGTTTCCTTGGGGCATCGGCGGTTGTCGATCCTTGATCTCAGCCCGGCGGGCGGGCAACCGATGCATTCGGTATGCGGTCGCTACGTCATTGTCTTCAACGGTGAAATATACAATCATCTCGCACTGCGACAAAGGCTGGATCAATGCCATCCCGCACCCCACTGGCGCGGGCACTCGGATACCGAAACGCTGCTGGCGGCGATCTCTCATTGGGGACTTGAGAGAGCTTTGCAGAAATCGCGAGGTATGTTTGCCCTCGCGCTTTGGGATCGACAAGGACGAGCGCTGTTCCTGGCTCGCGACAGGATGGGCGAAAAGCCCCTATACTATGCCGAACAGGAGAAGGGCTGGTTGTTCGGTTCCGAGTTGCGTGCGCTTGTAGCGGGTGGCTTGACCGCCCGGATCGACCGTACGGCGATGGCGGCCTATCTGCGGCTGGGCTACGTGCCTGACCATCTCTGCATTCTCGAAAGGGTGCGAAAGGTGATGCCGGGCAGTATCGTGGTGCTTCACACCGGAGCCGAGCCGGAAATGATTCGCTATGATTCGGTCGAGAAATCTTTCGGTAGTCAACCGACTATCACCGATACTCCTCATGCCGTTGCTGCCCTCGAAAAGGTGATGGAACAGGTTGTGGGCGAGCAGATGCTGAGTGATGTGCCGCTGGGCTGTTTCCTGTCAGGCGGTGTGGACTCTTCGCTGGTGGCTAGCCTAATGCAGGCTGGTTCTCACCGGCAAATCCACAGCTTTTCCATCGGTTTCGAAGATCCGAGGTTTAATGAGGCACCGCACGCCGCTGCCGTGGCATCGCATCTGGGCACGGCCCATACCGAATTCACCATGCGCGAAGAGGATGCGCTGACTATCGTGCCGGAGCTATCGCGCATCTATGACGAGCCTTTTGCCGACAGCTCGCAAATTCCCACCACGCTCTTGTGTCGGGCCGCCCGTCAGCATGTCACCGTTGCTCTGACCGGCGATGGCGGAGACGAGGTCTTTGGCGGCTATAACCGCCATATCCGGGGACCAGGACTCTGGTCGAAGTTGGCCTGCATACCGGGATTTTTGCGCCCCGCAGCGGCTGGTGCTATTGCAGGTGGCGCGTGGCTGGGCAGGCGTCACGAACGAGCCGTGCGCCGGGGGATAGCGGCGCTCGGCCTGCCGCTCACAACACTTGATAATCTGCCCAAGTTGGCGACTGCGCTGCGCAGCGCGGGCGATGTAGAGGCATTCTACCAGAGTTTCGTCGCGATCGGGCAGGGACTCGACGACTTTCTGCAACCGTCAGTTCCTGCTATTTTCTCTGACCCTCGCGCGCGCCATCCGGACGGTATGGCGATGGCAGAATGGCTCATGGCGCGCGACATCGCCGGATATCTGCCGGGCGATATTCTAGTTAAGGTCGACCGTGCGGCGATGAGCGTGGGTCTTGAGACCCGGGCGCCGTTTCTCGACGCCCGGGTAAATGATCTGGCGCGGCAGATACCGGTTGCGCTACATGTGGATGCCCGGGAGGGCAAGAAGCTCGTCAGGGCGCTGCTCTACCGCCACGTGCCTCGCGCGCTTATCGAAAGACCTAAGCAGGGTTTCGCGATTCCGGTGGACGACTGGCTGCGTGGGGCGTTGAAGCATTGGGCCGAAGTTGTCATCACCGATGAGTGCCTAGCCAACGCTCTTGGACTAAACGCCGGCGCGCTGATTGCGTTGTGGCAGAGCCACCAGCAGCGCCGGGTCAATGTTGGCAGGGAGCTATGGGCTTTGCTGATGTTGCTTCTTTGGGCAAAGGAGATGGATATAAAAACCCACAATGTATGA
- a CDS encoding tyrosine-type recombinase/integrase — MRLEGAYSPSTIRHYKVSVAQFVAWCEAEDLTPFPATVETLCAFLELQAESKSPVTVRNRLYAVRKFHQLLGLPDPTAHVDVNLVLRRIRRQSTRRQRQVKGLTHDYLVQCLDAQPADPWGLRNRALISLGYDLLTRRSELVALKTSDVEFMDNGTLRVLIRRSKTDPFGKGRMAFGSARSAELLREWLDWRGTKISPLFCPIYHWKAINRHLSVTIVQDTLRQALMAAGIPASEAAHFSGHSMRVGAAQDLLCAGHDTAAIMRAGGWKSLNALGRYLELAEHNVWA; from the coding sequence GTGCGGCTTGAGGGCGCCTACTCGCCTTCGACAATCCGCCATTACAAGGTCAGCGTCGCCCAGTTCGTCGCATGGTGCGAGGCGGAGGACCTCACGCCGTTTCCCGCTACGGTTGAAACGCTCTGCGCTTTTTTGGAGCTTCAGGCTGAGTCCAAAAGCCCGGTGACGGTGCGCAACCGGCTTTATGCTGTGCGCAAATTCCACCAGCTTCTCGGATTGCCCGATCCCACTGCCCACGTGGACGTCAATCTCGTCCTGCGCCGCATTCGTCGGCAGAGCACGCGTCGCCAGCGGCAAGTCAAAGGGCTTACCCACGACTATCTTGTCCAGTGCCTGGATGCGCAACCCGCCGATCCCTGGGGTTTGCGAAACCGTGCCCTGATCTCGCTGGGCTACGATTTGCTCACACGGCGTTCTGAGCTGGTCGCGCTCAAGACAAGCGATGTGGAGTTTATGGACAATGGCACGCTGCGCGTGCTTATCCGCCGCAGCAAGACCGACCCGTTCGGCAAAGGCCGGATGGCGTTTGGTTCGGCGCGTTCTGCCGAACTACTGCGCGAATGGTTGGATTGGCGCGGGACCAAAATCAGCCCGCTGTTTTGCCCGATCTACCATTGGAAGGCGATCAATCGCCATCTCAGTGTCACGATAGTTCAGGACACGCTGAGGCAGGCGCTTATGGCCGCTGGTATACCGGCAAGTGAGGCCGCGCATTTTAGCGGGCATTCCATGCGCGTGGGGGCGGCGCAGGATTTGTTATGCGCCGGGCACGATACCGCGGCCATCATGCGCGCAGGCGGCTGGAAATCGCTCAACGCGCTTGGGCGTTATCTGGAGCTGGCCGAACATAACGTCTGGGCATAG
- a CDS encoding DUF3489 domain-containing protein has translation MANENGTKQTAQPRTKSQLIERLLAGRGGATLAELMEPTGWQAHTCRAFLSGLRKKGRALVRDKRDDGTSFYRLDGEQEAAGTETISAIPTEGHV, from the coding sequence ATGGCAAATGAGAATGGCACTAAACAAACGGCACAGCCCAGGACCAAATCCCAACTGATAGAGCGGCTGCTCGCGGGTCGAGGCGGCGCAACATTGGCCGAATTGATGGAGCCAACAGGCTGGCAGGCACATACTTGCCGGGCCTTTCTCAGTGGCCTCCGCAAGAAGGGTAGGGCGCTGGTGCGCGATAAGCGTGATGACGGCACCTCATTCTATCGATTGGATGGCGAGCAAGAAGCCGCGGGAACTGAGACCATTTCCGCAATCCCCACCGAGGGTCATGTCTGA
- a CDS encoding DUF2924 domain-containing protein, translating to MARPYLSLEQLPNLPIEEAKVAWVRHYGAPAPNLSLDLLRLGLGFRIQEKRQGSLGREGKALLRQASRMARGENIPTPRRKLMPGTRLVRDWHGTGHTVTVLDEGFEYDGKAWASLSAIAKAITGTHWNGPRFFGISGGKR from the coding sequence ATGGCAAGGCCCTATCTTTCGCTCGAGCAGCTTCCCAATCTTCCGATTGAAGAAGCAAAGGTGGCTTGGGTGCGTCACTATGGTGCACCTGCTCCCAATCTCTCACTCGATCTCCTTCGTTTAGGCTTGGGCTTTCGGATTCAAGAAAAGCGGCAGGGGAGCCTCGGCAGGGAAGGTAAAGCGCTGCTCAGGCAAGCATCCCGAATGGCCAGGGGCGAGAATATCCCAACGCCTCGCCGCAAGCTTATGCCAGGCACCCGGCTCGTCCGTGACTGGCATGGCACCGGCCATACCGTCACAGTGCTGGACGAGGGGTTTGAATATGATGGAAAGGCCTGGGCCTCGCTGAGCGCAATTGCCAAGGCCATTACGGGCACGCACTGGAATGGGCCACGCTTCTTCGGCATTTCAGGGGGCAAGCGATGA
- a CDS encoding recombinase family protein, translated as MKPLRCAVYTRKSTENGLEQEFNSLDAQREACEAYILSQRHEGWLPVSEHYDDGGYSGGNMERPGLKALLDDVDAGRVDVIVVYKVDRLTRSLADFAKIVERLDAKAASFVSITQAFNTTTSMGRLTLNVLLSFAQFEREVTGERIRDKIAASKRKGIWMGGPVPLGYEVVERKLVVVPEEAERVRYIMQCYLEQRAAPQLLERLAREKIVTKIQNRVSGPHRGGIPFARGSLFHLLHNPIYRGKIVHKGQVYDGEHQPIVDEELWNAVQAKLKEKAPPRKRDTNDSQPALLRGLLIDPQGRPIVGTYTSRGTRRYAHYETRKDLARPDHPPSTRFRRGQLDQHVIEHLLTLLMDDHALRRISGLTEGDPLRRLFATARELCTRLEQRPCIEDTVRSLITRIQVHADALEIAINCKALGIDHPATLSWSIPRPARKPFREAKLRIDGVPGSKDANRPLIELLAQASEVQQLVMASPELALHQLAKQEGRCRKQMTKLLRLSYLSPRIVEVILEGSQPKAITRKQLLETDLPIIWAQQEQLFGLTA; from the coding sequence ATGAAGCCACTGCGCTGCGCCGTCTATACCCGTAAGTCGACCGAGAATGGCCTGGAACAAGAGTTCAACAGTCTTGATGCCCAGCGCGAAGCTTGTGAAGCCTATATTCTGAGCCAAAGGCATGAAGGTTGGTTGCCGGTTTCTGAGCACTATGACGATGGCGGTTATTCGGGTGGCAATATGGAACGCCCCGGCCTCAAGGCACTTCTGGATGACGTCGACGCGGGGCGCGTCGATGTGATTGTGGTCTATAAGGTTGACCGTTTAACCCGCAGCCTTGCCGACTTTGCCAAGATTGTTGAACGGCTCGATGCCAAGGCGGCGAGCTTCGTTTCCATCACCCAGGCCTTCAATACCACCACGAGTATGGGGCGGTTGACGCTCAATGTACTGCTGTCGTTCGCCCAGTTCGAGCGGGAGGTCACGGGAGAGCGTATTCGTGACAAGATCGCGGCATCCAAGAGGAAGGGAATCTGGATGGGCGGTCCTGTGCCGCTGGGATACGAGGTGGTTGAGCGCAAGCTGGTTGTCGTTCCCGAAGAGGCCGAACGTGTTCGTTACATCATGCAGTGCTATCTTGAGCAACGCGCTGCGCCCCAGCTGCTTGAGCGGTTAGCCCGCGAAAAGATCGTGACCAAGATTCAGAACCGGGTCAGCGGCCCCCATCGTGGGGGTATTCCCTTTGCAAGGGGTAGCCTGTTCCATCTGCTCCATAACCCCATCTATCGCGGCAAGATCGTCCATAAGGGACAGGTCTACGATGGGGAGCATCAACCCATCGTCGATGAAGAGTTGTGGAATGCCGTCCAGGCCAAGCTCAAGGAGAAGGCGCCGCCGCGCAAACGTGATACCAACGATTCGCAGCCTGCCTTGCTGCGAGGATTGTTGATTGATCCGCAAGGGCGACCGATCGTCGGGACGTATACATCGCGAGGAACACGCCGGTACGCCCACTATGAAACGCGCAAGGATCTGGCCCGGCCGGACCATCCACCATCCACCCGCTTTCGCAGGGGACAGCTCGATCAGCATGTGATCGAGCATCTGCTCACTCTACTTATGGATGATCATGCGCTGCGCCGCATATCCGGTCTTACCGAAGGAGATCCGCTGCGCAGGCTGTTTGCGACAGCTCGGGAGCTTTGCACGCGGCTAGAACAGCGCCCCTGTATAGAAGATACAGTACGCTCCTTAATTACCCGGATACAGGTGCATGCTGATGCGCTGGAGATAGCAATCAACTGCAAAGCACTCGGGATCGATCATCCAGCGACATTATCCTGGAGCATCCCGCGCCCGGCACGCAAGCCATTCAGGGAGGCAAAGCTGCGGATCGATGGCGTACCAGGCAGCAAAGATGCGAATCGTCCGCTGATCGAACTACTGGCGCAGGCCAGCGAGGTACAGCAGCTGGTCATGGCTTCACCGGAACTGGCCCTGCATCAGCTGGCCAAACAGGAAGGGCGCTGCCGTAAGCAGATGACCAAGCTGCTTCGGCTCAGCTATCTCAGTCCGCGAATTGTGGAAGTGATTCTGGAAGGCAGTCAGCCGAAAGCCATCACGCGCAAGCAACTACTTGAAACTGACCTGCCGATTATCTGGGCACAGCAAGAGCAGTTGTTCGGCCTCACTGCCTGA